One region of Longimicrobium sp. genomic DNA includes:
- a CDS encoding PD-(D/E)XK nuclease family protein: MINISMYPDFSWSHSRDRALMECARAYYWRYYGSHNGWQSDAPESTRLAYALKQLTTFPMIVGTEVHACARDYALAVQQGSTRPTFDVMLARVSDAINRAVLGSHHRGAFLRDPKRVVMLQDAWHSGRNEAAGLAPALTKARLCLRNLERAELWEELEQCRPEWVIAPEGPEAFVHEGWPVYAGPDLVYHPDGKRVVILDWKTGDASDAELQIPLYALYCRTVLGIPYRDGEWFGRVINLATGADTGQEITKLDLMQAAERVRQSVGAMHALLADVDTNQPRAMEAFPVAEPERRRSCQYCPFFTLCESELAQV, from the coding sequence ATGATCAACATCTCGATGTATCCCGACTTCAGCTGGTCCCACTCGCGGGATCGCGCCCTGATGGAGTGCGCTCGCGCCTACTACTGGCGCTACTACGGCAGCCACAACGGGTGGCAGTCCGATGCTCCCGAGAGCACCCGGCTCGCGTACGCCCTCAAGCAGCTCACCACGTTCCCGATGATCGTGGGCACCGAGGTGCACGCATGCGCCCGCGACTACGCCCTGGCTGTCCAGCAGGGGAGCACGCGGCCGACCTTCGACGTGATGCTCGCGCGCGTTTCCGACGCAATCAACCGCGCGGTGCTCGGCTCTCACCACCGCGGGGCATTCCTCCGCGATCCGAAGCGCGTGGTGATGCTGCAGGACGCGTGGCACTCCGGCCGCAACGAAGCCGCTGGCTTGGCGCCGGCGCTGACGAAGGCCCGGCTCTGCCTGCGCAACCTGGAGCGCGCGGAGCTGTGGGAGGAGCTGGAGCAGTGCCGCCCCGAGTGGGTGATCGCTCCCGAAGGCCCGGAGGCGTTCGTTCACGAGGGGTGGCCCGTCTATGCCGGTCCCGACCTGGTCTATCACCCCGACGGCAAGCGCGTTGTGATCCTCGACTGGAAGACGGGGGACGCTAGCGACGCCGAGTTGCAGATCCCGCTCTACGCGCTCTACTGCCGAACCGTCCTCGGGATTCCGTACCGGGATGGCGAGTGGTTCGGCCGCGTAATCAACTTGGCCACGGGAGCAGACACGGGGCAGGAGATCACGAAGCTCGACCTGATGCAGGCCGCGGAGCGCGTCCGGCAGAGCGTGGGCGCCATGCACGCGCTGCTGGCGGACGTCGATACCAACCAGCCTCGCGCGATGGAGGCGTTCCCCGTCGCCGAGCCGGAGCGGCGACGGTCCTGCCAGTACTGCCCGTTCTTCACCCTCTGCGAATCGGAGTTGGCCCAGGTGTGA
- the ssb gene encoding single-stranded DNA-binding protein has translation MSRCFNRATLIGYLGADPEIRTLPGGGRVAHVALATTRRWNDRDGKLREKTQWHRITVWDSLPSTFNFVETYVRKGDRVFVEGEIDYRSYEDRDGVVRWSTEIRASEVLAAGELSGGEGKRAAGKPSARSESGAVQMSAL, from the coding sequence ATGTCACGCTGCTTCAACCGCGCCACCCTGATCGGCTACCTGGGCGCCGATCCCGAGATCCGGACGCTCCCCGGCGGCGGCCGGGTCGCGCATGTCGCGCTGGCGACCACACGCCGCTGGAACGATCGCGACGGGAAGCTGCGGGAGAAGACCCAGTGGCACCGCATCACCGTGTGGGACAGCCTGCCCAGCACCTTCAACTTCGTGGAGACGTACGTCCGGAAGGGCGACCGCGTCTTCGTGGAGGGCGAGATCGACTACCGCTCCTACGAGGACCGCGACGGCGTCGTGCGCTGGTCGACCGAGATCCGCGCGTCCGAGGTGCTCGCCGCAGGGGAGCTCAGCGGCGGCGAGGGCAAGCGCGCGGCCGGCAAGCCGTCCGCACGCAGCGAGTCGGGTGCCGTCCAGATGTCGGCGCTGTGA
- a CDS encoding DUF4062 domain-containing protein, whose amino-acid sequence MEKPNNVPDHPDVIVSGTFQDLIEHRKAVVDALLRLGFYPIGMEFDSAIAQKDVIASSYEKVDRAYAYVGIVSHRYGGVPRDSRRNPNQLSITELEYRRALGRGIPVYMFLMSDDHPTQLGNVETVEAYRAKLHALREDAQARSITAQFSSVESLKSLVLQSMAEFRSSLVAVETQEEKARTTRQVAEKRGLPSPPKPLAIPNFVSGHEFVGRHAELSLLDDWAASEQPMMVVEAIGGMGKSSLAWRWTQEQARVVRPDLAGVLWYSFYEGGADMAEFAAYALAYTKGLQFHKIRGKKTTELAVLLLNALKEEPFLLVLDGFERVLVAYHRLDASQLRDDQVRSDVDHRACTKPSDADLLRQLVAASPSKVLVTSRLMPSTLTNKAGQPLPGVMHHRLVGMHPDDALTMMRDLGIRSGDQAIRRYLTRHFDNHPLLIGITAGLVNDYVHDPGNFDRWVGDPQGGASLHLSRLDLVQRRTHILAAALTGLEPGVRQLLNRIAAFSHAVPFETVVALNPFLPPLPEAAGEPAADEDDAEVAHDRAAPAFWGPEELREYLPKLVSALHDLERRGLLQWDRKKNSYDLHPVVRGYAFDILEDTDRAAICNRIIDHFQSRPPDQFSEARTVADLQQSVDVFRALIQAQRHSAAVKFYIGDFAQALLCVEAPLDVLLILQPLFPRGFTHSPAESHFQSFLLTDVANSLFQIGQFSDAHESYLAALRIDLKRADIYSVWVDLLGLAASFCAENHIASMFSAIKLALSIAKRFQSGLKDERRDACTSCTYLKLIEYYDLTGMVAEAEVAHNEYLRLPTPRLRAIYRPGEAERVLCWLRFRQNMLTDIELTEAEAVARQGNNKASMRDLLSIRGELTLRRGDALLAATAFEQAIELTQAGGIPVAGLEARLAFAKARTGDIEGAIEICDRLQDSAQPPYVSLAETYLILRDPAGARDHALKGYRWAWSDGPPHARWWELARCRAVLQALGEAEPELPPSDPAALGTMPFEKDVWTLIGQRANEEDWDVDPPMPGEFDRRPVV is encoded by the coding sequence ATGGAGAAGCCCAACAATGTGCCCGATCACCCTGATGTTATTGTCAGCGGCACTTTTCAGGACCTGATCGAGCACCGCAAAGCCGTTGTCGATGCACTGCTTCGTCTCGGCTTCTACCCGATCGGGATGGAGTTCGACTCCGCAATCGCACAAAAGGATGTCATTGCATCATCTTACGAGAAGGTTGACCGGGCATACGCCTATGTGGGGATTGTAAGCCACCGCTACGGTGGTGTCCCTCGCGATTCACGGCGAAATCCGAATCAGCTTTCCATTACCGAGTTGGAATACCGGCGTGCACTCGGCCGTGGCATCCCCGTCTATATGTTCTTGATGAGCGACGACCATCCAACGCAGTTGGGCAACGTCGAGACGGTAGAAGCCTACCGGGCCAAGCTGCATGCGCTTCGGGAAGACGCGCAGGCGCGTTCGATTACAGCCCAGTTCTCGTCTGTGGAGAGCCTCAAGAGTCTCGTGCTGCAGTCAATGGCCGAGTTCCGGAGCAGCCTTGTGGCCGTGGAGACGCAGGAAGAGAAGGCACGAACCACCCGGCAGGTCGCGGAAAAGCGAGGGCTTCCCTCGCCTCCCAAGCCTTTGGCGATTCCTAACTTCGTCTCGGGTCACGAGTTCGTCGGCCGACACGCGGAGTTGAGCCTGCTTGACGACTGGGCAGCGAGCGAACAGCCGATGATGGTGGTTGAGGCGATCGGTGGTATGGGAAAGAGCTCGTTGGCCTGGCGATGGACCCAGGAGCAGGCGCGCGTGGTCCGCCCCGACTTGGCCGGCGTATTGTGGTACAGCTTTTACGAAGGCGGCGCAGACATGGCGGAGTTCGCTGCGTACGCACTGGCGTACACCAAGGGACTCCAGTTCCATAAAATCCGCGGGAAGAAAACCACTGAGCTCGCCGTCCTGCTCTTGAACGCGTTGAAGGAGGAGCCATTCCTGCTAGTGCTCGACGGATTCGAGCGAGTGCTAGTCGCGTACCACCGGCTCGATGCTTCCCAGTTACGAGACGACCAGGTGCGTTCGGACGTCGACCATCGCGCCTGCACTAAGCCTTCAGACGCGGACCTCTTGCGCCAGCTCGTTGCGGCCTCGCCGTCCAAGGTGCTCGTTACCTCCCGCCTGATGCCATCGACGCTCACCAATAAGGCGGGTCAACCGCTTCCCGGCGTGATGCACCACCGACTCGTCGGCATGCACCCGGACGACGCGCTCACGATGATGCGCGATCTCGGTATACGGAGCGGTGACCAAGCGATCCGCCGCTACCTAACGAGGCACTTCGACAACCACCCGCTCCTCATCGGCATCACGGCAGGTCTGGTTAACGACTACGTCCACGACCCCGGCAATTTCGACCGCTGGGTCGGGGATCCGCAGGGTGGTGCCTCTCTCCACCTGTCCAGACTCGATCTCGTGCAGCGCCGGACGCACATCCTTGCGGCGGCGCTGACCGGCCTTGAGCCCGGCGTGCGACAGCTCCTCAATCGAATTGCCGCTTTTTCCCACGCGGTCCCATTCGAAACGGTCGTAGCTCTGAATCCCTTTCTCCCTCCCCTTCCAGAAGCCGCTGGCGAGCCTGCGGCTGATGAAGATGATGCTGAAGTCGCCCACGACCGCGCCGCACCGGCGTTCTGGGGGCCTGAAGAACTCCGGGAGTATCTGCCGAAACTCGTCTCGGCGCTGCACGACTTGGAGAGGCGTGGCTTGCTGCAGTGGGACCGGAAAAAGAACAGCTACGATCTCCATCCGGTCGTCCGCGGCTATGCATTCGATATCTTGGAGGACACTGATCGAGCCGCCATCTGCAACCGCATTATCGATCATTTCCAAAGCAGGCCTCCTGACCAATTCAGCGAAGCCAGAACTGTCGCCGATCTCCAGCAGAGTGTCGATGTGTTCCGGGCGCTCATTCAGGCGCAACGACATTCGGCCGCCGTGAAATTCTATATTGGGGATTTCGCGCAGGCTCTCCTGTGTGTCGAGGCGCCCCTCGACGTACTGTTGATACTCCAGCCTCTATTTCCACGCGGGTTCACGCATTCCCCGGCTGAATCACACTTTCAATCGTTCCTATTGACCGACGTGGCGAATTCGTTGTTCCAGATCGGCCAATTCTCAGACGCGCACGAGAGCTATCTTGCCGCACTCAGGATCGACCTTAAACGAGCGGACATATATAGCGTGTGGGTGGATCTCTTGGGGCTCGCAGCGAGCTTTTGCGCTGAGAATCATATCGCCTCGATGTTCTCTGCAATAAAACTTGCCCTTTCTATCGCGAAGAGGTTCCAATCTGGTTTAAAGGACGAACGGAGAGACGCCTGTACCTCCTGCACGTACCTGAAGCTGATCGAGTACTACGACCTGACAGGCATGGTTGCTGAGGCCGAGGTTGCCCATAATGAGTACTTGAGGCTCCCGACACCACGGCTGCGAGCGATCTACCGGCCTGGTGAGGCTGAGCGAGTGCTGTGCTGGTTGAGATTTCGTCAAAATATGCTGACAGACATCGAGTTAACGGAAGCAGAGGCCGTTGCGCGACAAGGCAACAACAAGGCATCAATGAGAGATCTGCTTAGCATTCGCGGTGAGCTAACGCTCCGACGCGGGGATGCACTTCTGGCGGCCACCGCTTTCGAGCAAGCCATCGAGCTCACCCAGGCAGGCGGGATACCGGTCGCCGGGCTCGAAGCGCGGCTCGCCTTCGCGAAGGCAAGGACCGGCGACATCGAAGGTGCGATCGAAATCTGCGATCGGCTCCAGGACAGTGCGCAGCCGCCGTATGTCTCCCTCGCAGAGACCTATCTCATCCTCCGCGATCCGGCGGGGGCGCGAGACCACGCCCTGAAAGGTTACCGCTGGGCCTGGTCGGATGGACCACCACATGCGCGCTGGTGGGAGCTTGCGCGCTGCCGTGCTGTCCTGCAGGCGTTAGGTGAGGCGGAGCCCGAGCTTCCCCCCTCCGATCCGGCGGCCTTGGGGACGATGCCTTTCGAGAAGGATGTCTGGACGTTGATCGGACAGAGGGCGAACGAAGAGGATTGGGACGTAGATCCACCGATGCCGGGTGAATTCGATAGAAGGCCCGTCGTTTGA